Proteins encoded by one window of Chryseobacterium foetidum:
- the porQ gene encoding type IX secretion system protein PorQ: MKKVLVFPLLLAGIVSFAQNGNNVYPFLNIPVSARQAALGGDAISVRDQDVSFAIANPSLLNKDSDMQLALNATAYLADSKYGTIAFAKDMDNGHFLTANARYMNYGNIPRTDESGFEMGEFSASDVAVGAGYAYQFEENWTIGGGLNFITSKIDTYTSSALSGNAGITYHHKKNKETASIIFRNFGYQFKSFNGTRENLPFRIDLGYTRIIPNFPLAVTITAHDLQQFDISSELNANGQEVNIGRKIADHFSLGAELFPEKSFNIRLGYNVRRGSELAVVDQRNFSGLSGGFGIKLSRFRLDYAHIRYHNASNVNQLGVSVDLTSRRGE; the protein is encoded by the coding sequence TTGAAGAAAGTTTTAGTTTTCCCTCTTTTGCTCGCAGGTATCGTTTCGTTTGCACAGAACGGAAACAATGTATACCCTTTCTTAAATATCCCTGTGTCTGCACGTCAGGCAGCTTTGGGTGGTGATGCCATCTCTGTGAGAGATCAGGATGTGTCTTTTGCCATTGCCAATCCTTCTTTATTAAATAAGGATTCTGATATGCAGCTTGCACTCAATGCTACCGCATATCTTGCAGATTCTAAATATGGAACCATTGCCTTTGCAAAAGATATGGACAATGGCCATTTTCTTACTGCCAATGCAAGATATATGAACTATGGAAATATCCCGAGAACTGACGAAAGCGGTTTTGAAATGGGTGAATTTTCAGCGTCAGATGTTGCTGTGGGAGCTGGATATGCCTATCAGTTTGAGGAAAACTGGACGATTGGTGGAGGTTTAAATTTCATCACGTCAAAAATTGACACTTATACTTCTTCTGCTCTTTCTGGGAATGCCGGAATCACTTATCATCACAAGAAAAATAAGGAAACGGCATCAATCATTTTCAGGAATTTCGGGTATCAGTTTAAATCGTTTAACGGAACAAGAGAAAATCTTCCTTTCAGAATTGATCTTGGATATACGAGAATTATTCCTAATTTCCCTTTGGCAGTAACCATTACAGCACACGATCTTCAACAGTTTGATATTTCTTCTGAATTAAACGCCAACGGACAGGAAGTCAATATAGGCAGAAAAATTGCCGACCACTTTTCTCTTGGGGCCGAACTTTTCCCTGAAAAAAGCTTCAACATCCGTTTAGGATACAACGTGAGACGTGGAAGCGAACTTGCAGTTGTTGATCAGAGAAACTTTTCAGGTCTTTCCGGAGGTTTTGGAATTAAACTTTCAAGATTCCGTTTAGATTATGCTCACATCAGATATCACAATGCTTCCAATGTAAATCAGCTGGGCGTTTCTGTGGATCTTACAAGCCGCAGGGGAGAATAA
- the pyrH gene encoding UMP kinase, with amino-acid sequence MKYKRILLKLSGEALMGNRQYGIDTERLQEYAAEIKQVVDRGCEVAIVIGGGNIFRGVAGAAKGMDRVQGDYMGMLATVINGMALQGALEDAGIKTRLQSAIEMDKVAEPFIKRRAVRHLEKGRVVIFGAGTGNPYFTTDTAATLRAIEIGADVILKGTRVDGIYDMDPEKNENAVKYNSLSFDEVFEKNLKVMDMTAFTLSHENKLPIIVFDMNKDGNLIKIVDGENVGTLVNL; translated from the coding sequence ATGAAATATAAAAGAATCCTTCTTAAACTGAGTGGTGAAGCCCTGATGGGCAACAGACAATATGGTATTGATACTGAAAGACTGCAGGAATATGCTGCAGAAATCAAACAGGTTGTAGACAGAGGCTGTGAAGTTGCTATTGTAATAGGAGGAGGAAATATTTTCCGTGGTGTAGCCGGTGCTGCAAAAGGGATGGACAGAGTGCAGGGCGATTACATGGGAATGCTTGCAACAGTAATCAACGGAATGGCATTACAGGGAGCTCTGGAAGATGCCGGAATCAAAACCAGACTGCAGTCTGCGATTGAAATGGACAAAGTTGCAGAGCCTTTCATCAAAAGAAGAGCAGTAAGACACCTTGAAAAGGGTAGAGTAGTGATCTTCGGAGCTGGTACAGGAAATCCATATTTTACTACAGACACTGCAGCGACTTTGAGAGCAATTGAAATTGGTGCTGACGTCATTCTGAAAGGGACAAGAGTAGACGGAATCTACGATATGGATCCTGAGAAAAATGAAAATGCTGTAAAATACAACTCTTTATCTTTCGACGAAGTTTTCGAGAAAAACCTTAAAGTGATGGATATGACTGCATTCACATTAAGCCACGAAAACAAACTTCCAATCATCGTTTTCGATATGAACAAAGACGGAAATCTTATAAAAATCGTCGACGGCGAAAACGTTGGAACGTTAGTGAATCTTTAA
- the frr gene encoding ribosome recycling factor, with protein MEELDLILESVKHDMDAAVKHLDHAFQRIRAGRASTAMVQDVMVEYYGAMTPLNQVANVSVPDAMTISIQPWDRTAINAIEKAIINSNLGFAPSNNGENIILNVPPLTEERRKELAKQAKGETEDTKIVIRNARQNGIKELKKLDGVSEDIIKDSEATIQDYTDKYVKICDDHLKSKEAEIMKV; from the coding sequence ATGGAAGAATTAGATCTTATATTAGAATCTGTAAAACATGACATGGACGCGGCAGTAAAGCATTTGGATCATGCATTTCAAAGAATCAGAGCGGGGCGTGCGTCTACAGCTATGGTTCAGGATGTAATGGTAGAATATTACGGTGCGATGACTCCGCTTAATCAGGTTGCCAACGTGTCTGTGCCGGATGCGATGACGATTTCTATTCAGCCTTGGGACAGAACTGCAATTAACGCAATTGAAAAGGCAATCATCAATTCAAATTTAGGTTTTGCTCCTTCCAATAATGGTGAAAATATCATTCTGAATGTACCCCCATTGACTGAAGAAAGAAGAAAAGAGCTTGCAAAACAGGCAAAAGGTGAAACTGAAGATACCAAAATTGTAATCAGAAACGCGAGACAAAACGGTATTAAAGAATTGAAAAAATTAGATGGTGTTTCCGAAGATATTATTAAAGATTCTGAGGCGACGATACAGGATTACACAGATAAATATGTGAAAATCTGTGATGATCATCTTAAGTCTAAGGAAGCTGAAATTATGAAAGTTTAA
- a CDS encoding carbon-nitrogen hydrolase family protein: MQIDARNLSVDDHDELVKTMKRAYPTMSDYIWPKKSIEKLTKIFPQGQICITVDGKLAAVALSIIVNYDDFGDDHTYKDITGNYTFSTHTNSGNVLYGIEVFVDPEYRELRLGRRLYDLRKELCEQLNLRAIVLGGRIPHYHKYSDELSARDYIRKVRDKEIYDPVLSFQLSNNFLPIKVLKKYLLEDESSKENAVLLQWNNIYYSKQPNTMQDSVIRLGLVQWQMRQFKDIHAFYEQVEFFVNVMGDYKADFVLFPELFNTPLLAPFNHLSERDSMIELAKLTDDIRTKISELAISYNVNIISGSMPFYDDNDLYNISYMMHRDGRIDEYRKIHITPNEKKYYGMKGGSEIKVFDTDCGKVGLVICYDVEFPELPRILADQGMKILFVPYLTDTQNAYMRVRHCAAARAIENECYVAIAGCVGNLPGVNNMDIQFGQAAVFTPSDFAFPSNAVKGEATPNTEMTLIVDVDLNLLKDLHHNGSVQILKDRRTDLYEINLK, translated from the coding sequence ATGCAGATAGACGCAAGAAATCTAAGTGTAGACGATCATGATGAACTGGTAAAAACAATGAAAAGGGCTTACCCAACCATGTCTGACTACATTTGGCCAAAGAAAAGCATAGAAAAACTCACCAAAATATTTCCTCAGGGACAAATCTGTATCACAGTTGACGGTAAACTCGCAGCAGTTGCCCTTTCTATCATTGTCAATTATGATGACTTTGGGGATGATCATACTTATAAAGATATTACTGGAAATTATACGTTCAGCACTCACACCAATTCAGGAAATGTGCTGTACGGAATAGAAGTTTTCGTAGATCCCGAATACCGCGAACTGAGATTAGGCCGTAGATTATACGATCTCAGAAAAGAACTTTGCGAACAGCTTAATCTGAGAGCAATTGTTTTGGGAGGAAGAATTCCGCATTACCATAAATACAGCGATGAGTTGTCTGCCAGAGATTACATCAGAAAAGTAAGGGACAAAGAAATTTATGATCCTGTGCTTTCGTTTCAGCTGTCCAACAACTTTTTACCGATAAAAGTTCTGAAAAAATACCTTCTTGAAGACGAATCATCCAAAGAAAATGCAGTTCTCCTTCAATGGAACAATATTTATTACAGTAAACAGCCTAATACAATGCAGGACAGCGTCATCCGTCTTGGTTTGGTGCAGTGGCAGATGAGACAGTTTAAGGACATTCATGCATTTTATGAGCAGGTCGAGTTTTTCGTAAATGTGATGGGAGATTACAAAGCTGATTTCGTTCTTTTCCCTGAGCTTTTCAACACGCCTTTACTCGCACCTTTCAACCATCTTTCTGAACGTGACAGTATGATCGAGCTGGCAAAACTTACCGATGATATCAGAACGAAAATTTCGGAATTGGCGATCAGTTACAACGTCAACATTATTTCCGGAAGCATGCCTTTTTACGATGATAATGATTTGTATAATATCTCTTACATGATGCATCGTGATGGCAGAATTGATGAATACAGAAAAATTCACATAACACCTAATGAAAAGAAATATTACGGAATGAAAGGCGGCAGTGAAATCAAAGTCTTCGACACCGATTGCGGAAAAGTTGGACTGGTGATCTGTTATGACGTAGAATTCCCTGAATTACCAAGAATTTTAGCCGATCAGGGCATGAAAATATTGTTTGTACCTTATCTCACCGACACACAAAATGCTTACATGAGGGTTCGACACTGTGCCGCGGCAAGAGCTATAGAAAATGAATGTTATGTAGCCATCGCCGGGTGTGTTGGAAATCTTCCGGGTGTGAATAATATGGATATTCAGTTTGGTCAGGCGGCAGTTTTTACCCCTTCTGATTTTGCATTTCCTTCAAATGCTGTGAAAGGTGAAGCCACCCCGAATACAGAAATGACTTTAATTGTTGATGTGGATTTAAATTTACTAAAAGATCTTCACCACAACGGTTCAGTGCAGATTTTGAAAGACCGCAGAACCGATTTGTATGAAATCAATCTAAAATAA
- a CDS encoding RelA/SpoT domain-containing protein, giving the protein MKFSRKQISKAGEKLLVSKSDKEIEEALNVINLWRTNHLHPLVVLKNSLLRLLFKVNIDPKLVSQRLKRLTSIEYKLDLNPSMGLGGMQDIGGYRAVLKDVRDLNKLHNALISQRSIHKLERVVDYVDEPKNTGYRSIHYIYKYSSTKEEYDGLKIELQIRTKLQHNWATAVETAGIVTKTSLKSNQGPDEWLDFFKVVSSLFAIKEKLPVMKEHKYLTMEQLMVRCYNYCTDLNILNKLKAIRVSTNRIETDKFPGDYYLLNIDLVDMSVNIKIYNKRQFHDATIEYLRLEKSIKENENAVVLVSASSLKMLKKAYPSYFLDTSEFIQAIEKMNANCLERDYLHLP; this is encoded by the coding sequence ATGAAATTTAGCAGAAAACAAATTTCAAAAGCGGGTGAAAAACTGCTTGTATCCAAATCCGACAAAGAGATAGAGGAAGCATTAAATGTTATTAATCTTTGGAGAACTAACCATCTTCATCCATTAGTTGTATTAAAAAATAGTCTTTTGAGATTATTGTTTAAAGTAAACATTGATCCAAAACTCGTTTCTCAAAGACTTAAACGTCTTACATCAATAGAATACAAATTAGATTTAAATCCGAGTATGGGACTTGGTGGAATGCAAGATATTGGTGGTTATCGAGCCGTATTAAAAGATGTCAGAGATCTGAATAAACTTCACAATGCGTTAATTTCTCAAAGAAGTATTCACAAATTAGAAAGAGTAGTTGATTATGTAGATGAACCCAAAAATACAGGTTATCGAAGTATTCATTACATATACAAATATTCTTCGACTAAAGAGGAATATGACGGGTTAAAGATTGAGTTACAAATTAGAACAAAGTTGCAACATAATTGGGCAACTGCTGTGGAAACAGCGGGAATTGTGACAAAAACCTCATTAAAGTCCAATCAAGGACCTGATGAATGGTTAGATTTTTTTAAAGTAGTGAGTTCGTTATTTGCTATTAAAGAAAAACTTCCAGTTATGAAAGAACATAAATACCTTACCATGGAACAGTTGATGGTTAGGTGCTATAATTATTGTACTGATTTAAATATTCTTAATAAATTGAAAGCTATTAGAGTTTCAACTAATAGAATTGAGACAGACAAATTTCCTGGAGATTATTATTTACTTAATATCGATTTGGTAGATATGTCTGTCAATATCAAAATTTATAATAAACGGCAATTTCACGATGCAACCATTGAGTATTTACGGTTAGAGAAGAGCATCAAAGAAAATGAAAACGCAGTTGTTTTAGTTTCTGCATCTTCGCTGAAGATGTTAAAAAAAGCCTATCCCAGTTATTTTCTTGATACATCTGAATTTATTCAAGCTATTGAAAAGATGAATGCTAACTGCTTAGAAAGAGATTATCTACACTTGCCTTAG
- a CDS encoding ABC1 kinase family protein encodes MFDKQQRKLKRSAKLISVLSKYGFKDMIARMGKKPEENSAQSEEIISKGTVYERIRLALEELGPTFVKLGQTFSNREDLLPPELIQELQKLQDRVEVVEMNVQEILENEFNIIPKEHFSEIISKPLATASIAQVYRATLLNGDEVILKIKKPDVLSVIEDDLLLIKDLVKLISTYSEIGSKLNLKQAISTFEKSLLEEVSLVNERNNIQQFALNFKNNKETYVPKVYDEFSNNNVLCMEFIDGIKVTDQEELRKNDIDPVVVSEVGLRLFVSQILDYGFFHADPHAGNILVKKDGKVVFIDFGAVEKIQPNDKEILESLIVAFVAKNSHKIVRYLKKMAVSYEIPDERRFENDVQEVLTFVHSTSLKDIDPNVIMNKMKDVLKDNRLYMPDYFYLLFKGIGLIEGVGRTINPDLDVVKSLHPYTKKILTRKISPKKLFKTGMEKMMTFTDNVDEIPKELRSVLQKLDDNSFTISSEIKNIEKTNRLIKSSIVNLILAMILGANIIATAIVFVSESGPRIGEMSLVAVLGFCFSVLLVVILLLRIFRK; translated from the coding sequence ATGTTCGACAAGCAACAGCGAAAACTCAAAAGATCGGCAAAACTGATTTCCGTTTTAAGCAAATACGGATTCAAAGACATGATCGCCAGAATGGGCAAAAAACCGGAAGAAAATTCTGCACAATCTGAAGAAATTATTTCCAAAGGAACCGTGTATGAACGCATCAGGCTTGCTTTGGAAGAATTGGGTCCCACGTTTGTGAAACTCGGACAGACATTCAGCAATCGTGAAGATCTGCTTCCGCCGGAACTGATTCAAGAACTGCAGAAACTTCAGGATAGAGTAGAAGTTGTGGAAATGAATGTGCAGGAAATTCTTGAGAATGAATTTAATATTATTCCAAAAGAACATTTTTCAGAAATTATCTCAAAACCTCTGGCAACAGCTTCAATTGCTCAGGTGTACAGAGCGACTTTACTCAACGGCGATGAAGTGATTTTAAAAATCAAAAAACCGGACGTGCTTTCGGTGATCGAAGATGATTTACTTTTAATTAAAGATTTAGTTAAGCTGATTTCCACTTATTCTGAAATCGGTTCAAAATTAAATTTAAAACAGGCCATTTCCACTTTCGAAAAGTCTCTGCTTGAAGAGGTTTCACTGGTCAATGAAAGGAACAACATTCAGCAATTTGCTTTAAATTTTAAAAATAATAAAGAAACTTACGTTCCGAAAGTCTATGATGAATTTTCCAACAACAATGTTTTGTGTATGGAATTTATCGACGGCATCAAAGTGACCGATCAGGAAGAATTGCGAAAAAATGACATCGATCCCGTTGTCGTTTCTGAAGTGGGTTTAAGACTTTTCGTTTCCCAGATTTTAGATTATGGTTTTTTCCATGCCGATCCTCACGCGGGAAATATTTTAGTAAAAAAAGACGGAAAAGTAGTTTTCATCGATTTTGGAGCTGTCGAAAAAATTCAGCCCAACGACAAAGAAATTCTGGAAAGTTTAATCGTTGCTTTTGTGGCAAAAAATTCTCATAAAATCGTACGCTACCTCAAAAAAATGGCGGTCAGCTACGAAATTCCGGATGAAAGACGTTTTGAAAATGACGTTCAGGAAGTTCTGACTTTTGTTCACAGCACTTCCCTGAAAGACATTGACCCGAATGTCATTATGAATAAAATGAAAGATGTTCTGAAAGACAACAGGCTATACATGCCCGATTATTTTTATCTTTTATTTAAAGGAATCGGTCTGATAGAAGGAGTTGGCAGAACCATCAATCCTGACCTTGATGTGGTGAAAAGTCTTCATCCTTACACCAAAAAAATCCTCACAAGAAAAATCAGCCCAAAAAAACTTTTCAAAACAGGAATGGAAAAGATGATGACCTTCACGGATAATGTGGATGAAATTCCGAAGGAGTTACGGTCTGTTCTGCAAAAATTGGATGATAACAGTTTTACCATTTCCAGTGAAATTAAAAATATTGAAAAGACCAACCGGCTGATCAAATCAAGTATTGTCAATCTCATTTTAGCGATGATTTTAGGAGCAAATATTATTGCCACAGCGATTGTTTTTGTTTCAGAATCAGGCCCGAGAATCGGCGAAATGTCTTTAGTAGCAGTTTTAGGATTTTGCTTTTCTGTTTTGCTGGTGGTTATTCTGCTGTTGAGAATCTTCCGCAAGTAA
- a CDS encoding DEAD/DEAH box helicase, with the protein MEKLTFADFDLPVKVLDVLADLNLFEPTPIQEKSIGPILSGRDVMGIAQTGTGKTLAYLLPVLKTWKYNKNGNPTVVVLVPTRELVVQVTEIVEKLTENLTARVIGIYGGKNINTQKLLFKDGCDILVGTPGRIMDLAIDNAISLKEVQKLIIDEFDEMLNLGFRPQLTHIFEMMRDKRQNILFSATMTDAVDEMLDQYFAGPIEISLAKSGTPLEKIEQTAYKVENFNTKINLLEHLLKKDDEMSKVLIFANNKKHSDLLFTQINELFPEQFDVIHSNKSQNYRLKAMKRFENEEIRGLITTDVMARGLDISDITHVINFETPEVPEQYIHRIGRTGRADKDGKAVTFVAKKEEEWAVEIEMLMDKELAYIDFPEEVKINPKKIASEEDLIVMKNPAQVKLFDGGGAFHEKKDKNKKENWGGPSKRKTPKKFGANRAQQKAISKSKRKK; encoded by the coding sequence ATGGAAAAACTCACTTTTGCAGACTTTGACCTTCCGGTGAAGGTTCTTGATGTTTTAGCAGATTTAAATTTATTTGAGCCCACTCCAATTCAGGAAAAAAGTATCGGTCCGATCCTTTCAGGAAGGGATGTGATGGGAATTGCGCAAACGGGAACGGGAAAAACACTGGCGTATTTACTTCCGGTTTTAAAGACTTGGAAATACAACAAAAATGGAAATCCTACGGTTGTGGTTTTGGTTCCGACAAGAGAACTGGTGGTTCAGGTAACGGAAATTGTAGAAAAACTGACAGAAAATCTTACTGCAAGAGTAATCGGTATCTATGGTGGAAAAAATATCAATACGCAAAAATTATTATTCAAAGATGGTTGTGATATTTTAGTAGGAACACCGGGCAGAATCATGGATTTGGCGATTGATAATGCTATTTCTTTAAAGGAAGTTCAGAAATTAATCATCGACGAATTTGACGAAATGCTGAATCTTGGTTTCAGACCACAGCTGACGCATATCTTTGAAATGATGCGTGACAAAAGACAGAATATTCTTTTCTCAGCAACGATGACAGATGCCGTTGACGAAATGCTGGATCAGTATTTTGCCGGCCCGATCGAAATTTCACTGGCAAAATCAGGAACTCCGCTGGAGAAAATTGAGCAGACTGCCTATAAAGTTGAAAATTTCAATACGAAAATTAATTTACTGGAGCATTTGTTGAAGAAGGATGACGAGATGTCTAAGGTTTTGATTTTCGCAAACAATAAAAAACACTCAGACTTACTTTTCACTCAGATCAACGAGCTTTTTCCTGAACAGTTTGATGTGATTCACTCCAATAAATCTCAAAACTACCGTTTGAAAGCGATGAAACGCTTTGAAAACGAAGAAATCAGGGGTTTAATTACAACCGACGTTATGGCGAGAGGTCTGGATATTTCAGATATTACCCATGTCATCAACTTTGAAACTCCCGAAGTTCCGGAACAGTATATTCACAGAATTGGTAGAACGGGTAGAGCTGATAAAGACGGTAAAGCAGTAACATTTGTTGCTAAAAAAGAGGAAGAATGGGCTGTAGAAATCGAAATGTTGATGGATAAAGAGTTGGCTTACATTGATTTCCCTGAAGAGGTAAAAATCAATCCTAAGAAAATTGCATCTGAAGAAGATTTGATTGTAATGAAAAATCCTGCTCAGGTAAAACTTTTTGATGGTGGTGGAGCTTTTCATGAAAAGAAAGACAAAAACAAAAAAGAAAACTGGGGCGGACCTTCAAAAAGGAAAACACCAAAGAAATTCGGAGCCAACAGAGCGCAGCAAAAAGCAATTTCGAAATCGAAACGTAAGAAATAA
- a CDS encoding lipocalin family protein, whose translation MKKILLMAMAAGFIFSSCTVDEDDEFTNEFSLVGVWHPSREIVVSGSSGVTLSNTDYSPCYKSSTLDFKTNNTVVSNIFENNINGNCVSTGIETVNYSYDHTNSKLIIDGENIEIISRTQNELQFVSHYDDEDGDGIDDKIIIVIVK comes from the coding sequence ATGAAAAAAATATTATTAATGGCAATGGCTGCCGGCTTTATCTTCAGTTCATGTACGGTAGATGAAGATGATGAATTCACAAATGAGTTTTCGCTGGTTGGCGTGTGGCACCCTTCAAGAGAAATTGTAGTTTCCGGAAGTAGTGGCGTTACACTTTCCAATACAGATTACTCGCCTTGCTACAAATCAAGCACACTGGATTTTAAAACAAACAACACGGTCGTTTCCAATATTTTTGAAAATAACATCAACGGAAACTGTGTAAGTACAGGTATTGAAACCGTAAATTACTCTTACGATCACACCAACTCGAAACTCATTATTGACGGTGAAAATATTGAAATTATAAGCCGTACTCAAAATGAACTGCAGTTTGTAAGTCACTATGACGACGAAGATGGTGACGGGATCGACGATAAAATTATCATTGTGATTGTAAAATAA
- a CDS encoding GDSL-type esterase/lipase family protein produces the protein MKKIFSVFLLMTYAMFFAQEEKPMYWQEIQEFKKQDKENPPPKNSILLIGSSSFTKWTDVNEYFLGKNIINRGFGGSRLTDLNFYAEDLLSPYQPKQIIIYCGENDFADNSKLEADVVVDRFKSFYKKIRKKFPTIEVDFISIKYSPSRAHLWPQMREANKQIAKFMWREKNAEFIDITRIMADKNGAVRKELFVEDMLHMTPEGYRLWTIVMTPFMK, from the coding sequence ATGAAGAAGATTTTTTCGGTATTCTTACTGATGACGTATGCTATGTTTTTTGCTCAGGAGGAAAAACCAATGTACTGGCAGGAAATTCAGGAATTTAAAAAACAGGATAAGGAAAATCCACCTCCTAAAAACTCAATTCTACTCATCGGAAGCTCTTCTTTTACAAAATGGACTGATGTAAACGAATATTTTCTCGGTAAAAATATTATCAACAGAGGATTCGGAGGTTCAAGACTGACAGATTTGAATTTTTATGCTGAAGATTTACTTTCACCCTATCAGCCAAAACAAATTATTATCTACTGCGGCGAGAATGATTTTGCGGATAATTCCAAACTGGAAGCTGATGTTGTGGTTGACAGGTTTAAATCTTTTTACAAAAAAATCCGCAAAAAATTCCCTACAATCGAAGTTGATTTTATCTCTATTAAATATTCACCAAGCAGAGCGCATCTGTGGCCTCAAATGAGAGAAGCCAACAAGCAGATCGCCAAATTTATGTGGAGAGAAAAAAATGCTGAATTTATAGATATCACCAGAATTATGGCCGATAAAAACGGGGCAGTACGAAAGGAACTTTTTGTGGAAGACATGCTTCACATGACGCCGGAAGGTTACAGACTCTGGACAATTGTAATGACACCTTTTATGAAATAA